The nucleotide sequence AGTGACTTATTAAAACTTAATAATGTTTGTATcatgggagtcccagaagatggagagaaaaagagatagaagGTTTATTCGAACAAATTATAGCTAAAATTCCCTAAAATGGGGAAGAACACAGACTTCAAAATCTGAGAAGCACAGAGATCGCCCATTAAATTCAGCAAAAGTCAGCCCATCAACAAGGCATATCATAGACAAACTCACAAAATacaagacaaggaaagaatcctgaaagcagcaaggggaaGAAAAGTCCttaacttaaaaaggaaaacatcagaTTCGCAGCatatctgtccacagaaacttggcaggccatAAGAGAGTGGTAGGAGATCTTCACTGTGCTGGATGGggaaaaatgtgcagccaagaattctttatctgtcaaagctgtcattcagaataggataCAGAGTTTCgcatacaaacaaaaactaaggaaGTTCGTGACCACTTAACCAGCCCTGTAAGAATTTTAAAGGGGACTCtttaagtggagaaaaaaagaccaaaagcaacaaagactagaaaggaccagagaacGTTACCAGAAACACCAGCTCTACAGGTAacacagtggcactaaattcatatctttcaataatcactctgaatgtaaatggactagaTGCTCCAATCAAGACATAGAGTATGAaagtggatttaaaaaacaaaaaacaaaaaacagtgagaTCCATCTGTCTGTTGCCTACAAGACACTCGTTTTAAAcctaaagatacctgcagattgaaagtcaggggatggagaaccatcttgcATGCTAATGGACGTCAAAAGAAAGCCGTGGTAGCCATACTTATATTAGAAAAACGAGATTTTagaacaaagactataacaagagataaaAAATGCATTGTGTCATAATTAAGGGTCTATTCATCAAGAAGATCtgacagttgtaaatatttatgcccccaacttgggagtgCCAAATATACAAATcagttaataataaacataaattcatTGGTAATAATATAATAGAAGTAGACTTTAACACCCTATTCACagcagtggacagatcatctaagcagaaaatcaacaaggagacAGTGGTTTTGAGTCACACACTGGACGAGATGGACTTAAAGTATAtatccagaacatttcatcttaatgcagcagaatagacattttttttttttgagtgcccATGGAACAggctccagaatagatcacatatggGGTCATAAATCAACCCTCAGGAAGTACAAAAAGATCATATCTTCAGACCACAAAACTCCATGAAACTTGAAGTCGgctacaagaaaaaatttggaaagatcccaaatacatggagtctaaagagcatcctactaaagaatgaatgggttgacaaggaaattaaagatgaaataaaaaaaaaatacatgaaagcaaattaaaatcaaaacatgaCAGTCCAGAACCTTTGAGATGTAGCAAAGGCAGACCTGAAAGGGGAGTATATTGCAATACGGGGCTACCTCAAGAAAAGTCTTAAGTAcacaacttaaccttacacctGAAGTAcctagaaaaggaacagcaaacaaagcctaaagccggcaaaagaagggaaataataaagattagagcagaaataaatgatatagaaacaaatcccccagtagaacagattaataaaactaagagctggttctttgaaggaattaataaaatgataaactcCTAGCTGGATttatcaaaaaagagaagaagggacCCAAAGAGATAAGTTCAcaaacgaaagaggagagatcacaaccaacactatgGAAATACAAATGGTTATGAGAAAATACTacgaaaaattatatgccaatgaATTGGGccatctgaaagaaatggactGTTTCCTAGAAACTTACAGACTATcacaactgaaacagaaagaaaatttgaacagacccataatcagcaaagaaattgaatcaataataaaaaaatctcccagcaaaaaaaagtcctgggccaagtggcttcccaggggaattttactaaatatttaaagaagagtaatACCTGTTCTTCAGATTGttccaaaaaaaaatagaaatggaagggaaacttccaaactcattctacaaagccggcattaccctgattccaaaaccagacaaaccctacgaaagagaattacaggccaatatccttgatgaacacggatgcaaaaattctcaacaaaatactagcaaattgaatttaGCAGTACATTAGAAGAATtactcaccatgatcaagtgggatttattcttgggctataggggtggttcagtatttgcagatcaatcaatgtgatacaccacattaataaaagaaaggatgagaaccTGTCAAAGGACAAGATTCTGTCAgtagatgcagaagaagcatttgacaaaatacagcatctgttcttgataaaaaccctcaacaaagtaggggtACATGGAACATACCTTCTTATAAAGGTCATATGCAAaggacccacagctaatatcctcagaggggaaaaattgagagcctTTCTCTATGGTCAGCACAAGACAAGGATGGCTGCTcacaccattactatttaacatagtactggaagtcttagcctcagcaatcagacaacaaaaagaaattaaaggcatccataccggcaaagaagaagtcaaactttgcctatttgcagacgacatgatactctatgtagaaaatgtgaaagactccaccaaaaaatcggtagaactgatacatgaattcagcaaagttgcaggatataaaatgacTCTGAagaaatctgttgaatttctaAACACCAATGATGAAGCAGCAGCAATAGAATTCAGGGAAtcgatcccatttgcaattgcaccaaaaccaataaGATACCTATGAACAAACCTaactaaggaggtaaaagatctgtactctagaaactagAACACTTAACGAAAGAAATTGgaggcacaaataaatggaaaagtgttccgtGCTCATGGAgtagaagaacaaacattattaaaatatctatactacccaaaggtTCTACACagtaatgcagtccctatcaaaataccaccagcatttttcacagttagaataaacattcctaaaatttgtatggaaccacaaaagacctcaaacagccaaagcaatactgaaaaagaaaaataaactggagacatcacaattccagacttcaagctctatttcaaagctttaatcatcaagacagtatggtattgggaCAAAAACAGTCCAATAGattaatgtaacagaatagagaacccagaaatggacccacgactatatggtcaactaatcttctacaaagcaagaaagaatatccagtggaaaaaaagacagtctctttaacaaatggtatagggaaaactggacagcagcacACAGAAGAGTAAAAGCAGACCACTttctcataccatatacaaaataaattcaaaatggatgaaagacctaaatgcgaGATAGGAACCCATCaacatcctagaggagaacacaggcagcaacctctttgaccttggccatagcaacttcttaccagAAACGTTGCTGGAGGCAGgtgaaacaaaagcagaaaaaaactttttggacttcatcaagatacaaagcttctgcactgcaaaagaaacaaccaaaactAAAAGGAGTCTATGGAatggatatttgcaaatgatatttgcaaatgatatatctgataaagagtatccaaaatctataaggaatttatcaaactcaacaccccaaaaaacaagtaatccagttaagaaatgggcaaaatacacggatagacatttttccaaagaagatgtccagatggctaagagacacttgaaaagatgctcaaggtcagttatcatcagggaaatacaaatcaaaaccatgatgagataccacctcacacctatcagaatggctaaaattaagaagacaagaagcaacaggtgttggcgagaatgtgtagaaaggggaaccctcttacactactgGTGGTACAGACTGGTACAGCTACTGTAgagaacaatatggaggttctcaaaaagtcaaaaatcaaGCTACCCTATagtccagcaattgcactagtagagGTACTACTAGCAACATAGATTTGAAGGGGTATATGCCCCCCCccgatgtttattgcagcattatcaacaatagcaaaCTGTggagaacccaaatgtccatcagtgggtgAGTGGATGTACTCATCCACTCATCcacaaagaagatatggtacatgcaatggaatattactcagccatcaaaaataatgaaatcttgcatttgcaatgacctgggtggaactagagggtgtcatgctgagtgaaataagtctgtcagagaaaggcaaatatcatatgatatcaTGCATAGgtggaatttatgaaagaaaacagatgaacatacattatggaagggggaaaagggagaaaggaaacaaaccataaaggaCTCTTAATGGCAGAGAAAAAACAGGGTTGCTAGAGGGAGGTCAGTgcaggatgggctaaatgggtgaagggcattaaggaaggcacgtgttgtggtgagcactgggtgttgtacgtaaatgatgaatcactaaattctgctgaAACCAGTACTGCTCTGAATGTgaaccaaaatttaaattaaaaagataatttaaaaaagagtgaaaggcaaaaaaattttttttgactatTCTGAGTGCTGAGTGCTCTGTACTTGACTCTACTAAGTGCTGTTTCTTTTAGAAGGTTTGTATgttataaaagtaattttgacCATACTGTAGGCTAGTGAGTTTTTTCTTTGAAGCTAGGAATTTTAATGGTAAGGAAGATTACTTCCATAGTAATTGGAGGTCAGATTTCTTCTATATTTCAGGAGggccacatttatttttttagttttactacTTATCTGAAATGAGGATTGGTCAAACATATTCTgttcctattttctttatttggacaGCTCTGACTGGTGCCCTTCTGCAAATTCATAGGGCCCTTGTTCACCTGGCAGGGCCCAGACCCCTTCAGGGGAATGGAGCTGTGTGTTCTCTTACAGGTTCAGACGAGGAGATAGGCATCCTGCCCTCTGGGCTGATGGCTAACTTGGGGGTAAGAGGGACCCAGAGGCACTTGGCCCCCAGACTCTGTGATTAGCCTTCTTCCTGCCGTGCCCTTAATGATCTTGTTTACTTATCTCTTGGTTGTAATGTGGCCATTCAGCATGCTTTAGAGTTTCCAACACTAAAGTAAGCCTTTTATGTAAAATACGTCTCAGAACTTGCTGTCAGCACTGTGATGCTAGCTTTCGTGACTGCTGTTCGTCTGTCCCTGCTGTCTGACTCATGCAGTAGAGGGTCAGCCTACCTGACTGTCCACACAGATGCCAGTGCTTCCTTCACTTGGGAAATGTGTCCCAGAACCTGCCACTACCACCCTCAGGAAGAATCTGCAGCCGCAGAAGcttggctgatgggaaagcagcgttgtgttgtttgttttccttttaggatTCCATCCCTGTGTCTACCTCCCTCCTCGGAGACACTTCTGACACCACCTCCACTGGCCTTGCGCAGCGCTTAGGTACGTACTGGTGGTGGGGGCTGCAGCAGCGGGATGGGGAGCTCGCTGTTCCATGGAACCATGAGGCCCGGCCCTTCAGAAGAAAAGCATCCTCACACGGAAAGAGCAGTACAAGCTTTGATGTTGGGTCTTCTTTAAGGAGGGCTTGTTGGTGCCCGTGTCTCTGACCACTGCGTTGGCCAGCATGTTCCCGAGGGGCTCCCACGTCCTGCCTTGGCTGTAGTCCAGGCCGGTGGGTGACAAGGTGGCTTAGTTCTCTCCTGTAAGCGCATTACGTCCtcacaggaggagagggagagggatgccTGCAGTAACCCTCAGGCAGGGGCTCGGGGTCGCCTCCTGGTGATGCAGTCGAGCCTGTGGAGCGGGGTGCCAGCACGGCGCAGGGGGTGCTGGCCTTCACTCTTTGGGTGGTCGTGCAGAGCTGGCGAGAGGGGAGACGGGCCTGGCCTGAGTGCGGCTGAGAGGGTGATAAGAGAGGGAGGTTGAAGGCTCCATCCTCTCTCACGCCTCGGACACATGCTTCCTGAGAATAGCTGAGTGGTTCAGGTGAGGACGGATGGGTCCTGCTCCTGCCAGTGTGCAGGGCGTCCGGGGACATGGGACAGCGGGGCAGCATCTGTCTTCTCCTCCATCTTTGTGTGCGCCAATGCTCCTCACAGGTGCCCAGGACGTGCCGGGCGctggaggtggaggcagaggaggatTTTTTAATCCCCCTGGTGTTGGGGAGTGGGTAGTTGAGTGGTGCTGGCCATTCTGTCAACCTGACCCCTGCTCGGTGGGCGTTTCTATGCCAGTCACTCCAGGCAGCCCCTGTGTGACCAGTGTGACCAGTGTAGCCGCACAGTGGAGGGGGACAGGGGCAGGGTGGCCCAGGTGAGGGTGGGTCATTCTAGACCTGCCGCTCAGAGTTGCCTGCCTGCGGAGGGTGCAGACGTTGTGGGCAGCTGTAGTGTTATAGGAGCACCCGCTGTCCTGTTTCTTTAGGCTGGAGTCAGAGGAACCTGGCTGGTAACTAGTGTGCGCTAGTCAGCCAATGAACAAGTTACTTAGGTAATCTTATTAGGAAGTCATTGCAAATTTACAGAAAATCTGCAGCAAAGGTACAGGGAATTCCTGCTTAGCCTTCCCCCAGATTCCCAGGTGTTATCATTCCCTATGTTGATGTTGTTATCTGTTTTCGGGGCCACGTGAAAGAAAGTTGAAGATGAGATGCCACTTTGCTCCTTCGCATCCACCAGTGTTGAAGGGCTAACATACTGTGCCACACCCTACCTGGTCAAGGGGAGGCACAGGGTGCTCGTGTTTATAGACCTGGGAAACTGGGGGCATTGCCGTAGGGCGGGAGACAGATTCTGCTAGAGAAGGCTGGTGGGAGCTTGTTTGCTGTGCCACAAATAAATTGTTTATGCCAATAAAGTAAGATGGGCTCATGGGTGTCCTAAAATGGAAGCCTACTAGCACTTTGTATGCACAAAactagtttgtatttttttgttttgttctttgtattttttgggttttttgtttgttttgtgcaaatgatttttttaattaatatttttcttgtgtgGCTTACATCTATTGATTATAATCTGTATAAATTGAAACAGAACCTAGACAAAAAAATATGTCCTCACTAACTTATTAAACTCAGCTTTTAATGAAGGGTTGTCTCTTGCCTGTATCAGCAAAACCTGGCAGCCCTTAGCTATTCCCCAGCAAGGACGAGCACATGGAAAAGGCTGGAAAAGTCAGTGGTGTGATGTGGCTGCTGGCAGTGCCAAAGGGACTGGGGATGGatgggtgctgggatcatgaaggAGCCGTCCAGCGCCTCCCCGTCCTGTGCTGGTCCTCTCGAGCTTAGGTCAGGACCCTGCAGTTGAAAATGCATCACTTGTCTAGAGGGGTAAGGGGAAGAGAGGTGTCCTGAAACAGTATCTTACATGGGGGCTGATAGGAAGTAGGAAAAGAGACCAAGTGGGTTCAGAGTAACCCCAGAAGCACTGGAGGGCTTTGGTGTACATGGGGCGCCCTTACTCAGTGCAACCTGGAGGTCAGAGCTGGGTCTGCTGGGTGGACGGTACAGGCAGGCCTGGTTTTGCTCCCTGAAGATTCTGTCTTAGCAAGTAGAGTGATTGGAATCAGAGTGGCCTCTCCCTGGGACAAGGAATTGCCTGCCACTGGATGACAGTAGACTGAGCAGGCTGTGACTTGGCTGTGCCAGTCGCCCCTCTCCAAACCTCATATGACAGTGCTGGCATGGTCATCTAATGTCTGTTGGGGGGTGGGCGTTCGCACTGGCCCTGTGTGTGTGGGGAGTCCGAGGGGGGAGGCCCCAGCACTGGCGTGGTCAGTATTGAACTGGTTTCAGGCTTCCTGCCCAACATGTGTTATGATTCTGGACATGTGATTGGGCTTGATTTTTGTAGTGGAGCAGTGCACTTCAACTATTATTGGTTCCGTAGAGAGGGGCTAACACACGTCTCCAACATCAAATTGAAAAtcatatgtttgtgtgtgcacacgcatagACATGTGTGTGTGCTATCTAGATATGAATGTACAGACATGTAGGATTATCTCTGGGAAAGGAGTGGAGTTAGTAGAGAGGGTGGTACTGAAGgagaacttaaatattttattttaattacttttatctctattttaaaaaagtaaaaacaaaaccaaacaaaaaacaaagcaagccaACTTCTTAGGTAGAACAGCTGTATTCCAGTATTCCTCAGGTCTCCTGAGGGCTTGTGCATCTCTGGCTCTGCCCGCTCCCTCTCTAGCTCAGCTGGTCTCGAGTGGGGCCCGGGAATCCACATCTCTGACAAGTTCCAGATGCTGTAGCTGACTGGGGCCACACTTGCAGAACCAGTGGACAGTGGGAGGGGGTCTGCGTGACTGTGGTCTGCGTTTGCAGCCACTGCCGGTGAGGAGCATTAAACACCAGAACCTTCTTCTCCCCTTGTGACCCCATTCTCTTTCCCCAGGCATGGTTCCACTGTCAGGGACGTGTGATGCACACACAACCACCAGGCATTTCAGTCACTTTTGTGCCgatgtgttttgtctttttagccAGGAAGACCAAGAAACAGGTGTTTGTCAGCTATAACCTTCAAAACACAGACAGTAACTTCGCATTACTGGTAGAAAACAGGAtcaaggaagaaatggaggcttttCCGGAAAAGTTCTAGCAGAGTGGCAGAAGTGAGGATTTGTAACTTATGTACAATATACATTGAAATAAAGGGATTGAATTTCACTGTTTGTCATTAGGTTAATgtgtttacattttgtttttaaatcttaatcTAACTTTCCTTCTTCCGCTCACCAGAGTGTGGGCCAGAAAGCTGCAATCCATCagcctggggaaggagaagagcaaaATGGCaggcaagtgtgtgtgtgtgtgtgtgtgtgtgtgtccgctCAGCAATAGGGAACAGGGGTTAAAATGGGATTTTGTTGGGACTGCAGAGGGCTAATCTATAGTGTAGGAAAGAGGTAAATTAGTCATGATCCTGCTGTGTACACTCCCGATTAGAGGTAAGGTACTAAGTCTTTATAAAATACGTGTCAGATTATCTTCTTCCCGTCCCTTTCCCGCCGAGCCCTTCCCTGGCGCGGCTGTTCACCACTGTTCCTGCTGTGTTCTCCCTTGggcctgggttcaagccccgctcCACACTGCTCACTGGATTTATGGACTTGGTGAAGTCTCtaccttctctgtttcctcacctgtaaattgGGAATAATCTCTGCCTTGCTGGGTTATTATTATTAGGTtgttattgttatatatatatacatgcttcGCAGATGGAGTAAGCGGCATGGCAATCCAGTGTCAGTTATGGTATTTCTCTACTTCATTGTTATGAGTCCAAGTGCTTTAACTCCTTCTTGCTCATCTCGCTAccattgtctttcttttctccaaagtCCCAAGCACCTGCTTTGGTTACCTTAGCctttttctgcctgccacttGTAGTGGGTTCCAATCTCTAGTTCCACGCGCTACAAATTTTCTTTCACACTCCTTTCTAAAAGCCTGGGTTTCCAAACTCGGGCTTCACGTTCGAATCCCTGGAAGTGGCCTTCACCGATTGCCCATGCCTGGCCCTTCCCCAGAGACTCAGAGGGCCTGGGGCCCAGGCTTTGGCAGATTTGAAAAGCTCCCCACATGCTGCCCAGTACAGGcgaggttgagaaccactggcaaAGAACTTTCTAATCTTCAAGGCCCATCTGGTGATGGATTGTTTAGGGCCCTGTAACAGGATTCATGCAGGGGCATAAGTCTTGTATGGAGCCTGTGGTAGGCAGCCCGGGGTGGTTACACTTTGGCCAAGACATAAGGGCACTTGAGAGGAGCAGGTCTGAGGTTCGAGATGCTTGCCTCCTTTACAGACTTCCTGTGCTGACCTCCGAGGCCGCGGCCACCACATAGCTTGGAAGCACAGTGGGCATCTCTCTAAGAAGAGTAAGTAACACAAAATCAGGGCTATGGAGAGAAGAGTTTGgtataaatactttattaaagaaatagtgttttcttgttaaaaaatactacattaaAGAAGAGAGTTTTGGGTTATCAGAACTTCCTCACAGAATCACAGTGTAAGAGAGTCCTCTCTTGACCTCTCTAGGAACCAGCAGGCCATGGGTTAGCAGGACATCAGTATACACGAGGAAAGAACTCTTCAGTTTGCTGATGGCCCTTGCTTCTCAGGTGGTCTGAGAACATCTCTAAGGGAACAGTTTGCGTGCAATCcgacctctgcctctgcctgtctttaAGATTAGGACCCTGCAAGCGAGGTGAGAGGCCGCCCGCTGTCCCCTCGGGGTGAGAGCAAAGACTCGGTTTACAGAGGCGCTGAAGTAGGGACAGTGAGAGCTGCATAAACAGGTAGAGTTTTTATTACTTGTAGTCAATGGTTGTGAAATGCCCTTCATTGGATACCATCAGATGAGGTAGGGAAGACATTCCAGTGGAAATTTGTTAATGGggcaacattttttatttctgtacatttacatacaaattttCCCCAAAGGTACAACAGATGTGACATCATGCAGACGTTTAGCTTTGAACGACAGTTCAGAACTCAGTTTAGGCTTGTGCTATGAACGAGCACCTCCAGAGGAACCCCGGTCGACACGTACAGTAACACGGTTCTTACACAGAAACCTCAGATGTGGGGGTTGccgagaggacagagggagggaagtaTTCCCCACTACACGTAACACACTGTACTGCTTTTCCAAAACACACAATACATTGAAGTGAGGTGTTCTTTAAGAGTTGAAGTGTGGGCTCCCCCAGCACGTGCTGTGCACCCGCGCGCCACTTAGGGGCCGGGCGATGCGATGGTCACACAGGTCATTTAATGGCACTTCAGTCATTTCTTGTTTGGCTCTAGGAAGTGGTCATGTTTGAGTGCAGTTACTTCCTTTATGAGGTTTagttttgctctctttctcttctgtggcCAAACAAACCTACCAGCCCCCTTCTCCTAGTCGCATGTGATTTtactcttttagaaaataaagcgCTTAAAACGGTTTCCTTATTTGTCTGGGGCGCTAACGTTTCGGGTATGTGGTGTTACTGCTGACTTCTGgaagagaacaaaatgaagaagTATCCAGCCCTGTCTCAGGTGTTCACATTTGTGCATAACTTTTATTGGAAGGGGATCACAGCTCCCTGCTAGGATAGCAGGGTGCAGGAGTGGgtggcagaggaggaagctggagcACGTACCTTGGGATGTCTCCCCGGGCAGCTGGTGGAGGGGTAGAGGTGGTGGGGAAAGCCGACTTGAAGTAGCAGGTGCCTGAGAAGTGTTTCCTCACTAAGCACGAAGGAAATAGGACTGAGGAGTCCATATGTTACTGACCAGCGCCAGGGTGCTGGTGGCTGCAGACCCCTCCCTTACCGAGCAGGGCAGGTGCAGACGGCTCAGACTCTGGGGGGCCCCTGCTGCCTCGCTCACTTGGTATGGGATCGCCCTGAGCTCAGCCCACATGGAACCTTTCCTGCCTTGTCTACATCTCATAAAGGTGTTTGTTCCTTAAGAGCTTCAGGTATCCCGAAGCCAGACCAGCAACAGAGCAGGAGCTCAGCCTAAGCCTGCGGAGAGGAGTTGTGGGACCTCTTTGTTGGTGAGTCAGCCATGTTCACATCTGCTAGACTTTGGTCCCAAGAGCCCAGCCCTCATAGCCAGCTTCTCTTCTAGTCCGGATCACTGAAGCGACAGTGTTGACGGCTGTCTCCTGTGGACTGGTCTTTACAGTTGTCCCATCACATGGAGATCAGAGACCGAGGAACAGGACTTTGTATGTGCCGTGCCTCGCCTCTGCCTTCCTGGCTAGATGACTGATGGCACTCGACAGCTTTGGGATGGTTCTCACAAAAGGTCCGTGCAGACGGCGAGCGAACATGCCCAAGTCCTGGAGGACAGCAAGTGGGCTGTCCTGGCCCTGGGGTGAGGGATGCAGACATATACCTGGCCAGGTGCGGCCCCGGGGGCCACGCAGGCTCCTTCCCACTTTCCCACCCGCCCAGTGGCCTGCGCTTACTGGGTCTTGCCACACGGTGGCTCTGTAGGAAGTACTCTGAAAAAGGCAAACGGTATTCCCACAAGTTTGGCACACGAAGGCTGCAGAGATGTAAAGATCTCAAATTAAGGTGAATGCAGACTAACATTGAAACATGGAATGGAAGTGACTTAAAAGAGATGAAGGGAGGTGCGGGTGAACTGGGCTTGGAGCAGCTGGAGCTGGGGAGAGACTGCCAGGAGGCCTTTGTTCCCAGGCACCAGtgatgaaacaaataatgcagttTACTCCCTGGAATCGTGCATGCCTGCAAGTTTGCTCACCTCCTCACACTGTTTTCATTCCGTCAGCGGGCTCGTACTGGggtctagcagttttggaggaGGCTGGTGGGTGGACTGCGAACAGACCAGTTGGAAAGCTGGACGGGGAGAAAGGGAAGTTTCGTCAGCCTCTTTCCTGGCCCTTTTGAGTTCTAGCAGCTGTCCATTGGA is from Mustela erminea isolate mMusErm1 chromosome 4, mMusErm1.Pri, whole genome shotgun sequence and encodes:
- the PSMG4 gene encoding proteasome assembly chaperone 4 isoform X1, giving the protein MEGPPAAAGGEVSLHNFSARLWEQLVHFHVMRLTDSLFLWVGATPHLRNLAVAMCNRYDSIPVSTSLLGDTSDTTSTGLAQRLARKTKKQVFVSYNLQNTDSNFALLVENRIKEEMEAFPEKF